In Aedes albopictus strain Foshan chromosome 3, AalbF5, whole genome shotgun sequence, the following are encoded in one genomic region:
- the LOC109623392 gene encoding uncharacterized protein LOC109623392, producing MYRFIAVLVIVSVVQALSVDDRTVDVNINVEKNSNTYFQSKLNEGSFQYGLDVEETLDNHFQHKVKGPDGVTYGCYGFVDPDGKPHLTHYVSDIKGYRVVPPDSATKIYVDRLEKSINKVYQASQEKNVQWKDLFFPPACRTLYAELLKKAAATQRPTTARPTTPRATTPRPTTPRPTTPRPTTARPTTPAPVQFEPEFGGSNVHESFLPHETAPAPAAECSQVCNDLKGELQEIKLKLKSLIDSLARKDAEESKRKSGDNGTYAYFPVMLSNNLPEGVAFGQGLQCGRQ from the exons TTGGTGATAGTCTCCGTGGTGCAGGCGTTATCTGTTGACGATCGTACTGTGGATGTCAACATCAACGTCGAAAAGAACTCCAACACCTATTTCCAAAGCAAACTTAACGAAGGATCCTTCCAGTACGGATTGGATGTGGAAGAAACACTCGACAATCACTTCCAGCATAAGGTCAAAGGTCCAGACGGCGTCACGTACGGATGCTACGGATTCGTAGATCCCGATGGTAAGCCACATCTGACGCACTACGTTTCCGACATAAAAGGATATCGAGTGGTGCCTCCGGATTCTGCTACCAAGATCTACGTCGATCGGTTGGAGAAGAGCAT CAACAAAGTCTACCAAGCTTCCCAAGAGAAGAACGTCCAATGGAAGGATCTCTTTTTCCCACCAGCCTGCAGGACATTGTACGCGGAGCTACTGAAGAAGGCTGCCGCTACTCAGCGTCCCACAACTGCTCGTCCCACGACTCCCCGTGCCACGACTCCTCGCCCGACAACTCCACGCCCTACCACCCCTCGCCCAACCACCGCTCGCCCCACCACTCCGGCACCAGTTCAATTCGAGCCGGAATTCGGAGGCAGTAACGTGCACGAATCCTTCCTTCCCCACGAAACCGCACCAGCACCAGCAGCGGAGTGTTCGCAAGTTTGCAACGACCTGAAGGGAGAACTTCAGGAAATCAAGCTCAAGCTGAAGAGCCTCATCGATAGTCTGGCCCGGAAGGATGCCGAAGAAAGCAAGCGGAAATCTGGAGATAACGGAACCTATGCGTACTTCCCGGTTATGCTCAGTAACAACCTTCCAGAGGGAGTTGCGTTCGGACAGGGGCTTCAGTGCGGGCGACAGTGA